One genomic window of Clostridium taeniosporum includes the following:
- a CDS encoding phospho-sugar mutase, with the protein MNYKEKYDLWLNSESINEETKNELKAVSDEKEIEDRFYKDLEFGTGGLRGVIGAGSNRMNVYTISKATQGFANYLNENFNKPAVAIAYDSRNMSKEFAKAAALTLCANDVKVYLYESLRPTPMLSFATRELKCSGGIVITASHNPKQYNGYKVYDEFGGQVTDAKANKIITCVNAIEDFSQIKSIDEKIALEKSLLNYVGEELDKIYMEKVKSLTIRKDLVDKKAEDLNVIYTPIHGSGNIPVRRVLKELGYKNVEVVKEQEEPNGNFPTASYPNPENPDVFELALNMAKNTNPDIIFGTDPDCDRIGVVVKDSKGEYKVLTGNQTGLLLTHYILSSLKETNKLPENGVVIKTIVTTEGAKAIADDFNIKILDVLTGFKYIGEKIREFKESGEYTYLFGFEESYGYLGGDFVRDKDAVIASMLVCEMCLYYKEHGKSLYDALIELYEKYGYFKETLVSLELAGKEGQEKIASCIDAMRNSNIKDVNNVKVVRKLDYKLSIDKDLIKESKASINLPKSNVLKFILEDDSYFVVRPSGTEPKMKVYLAIKGNSLDDAEKQISEFKENVMNLINEKLN; encoded by the coding sequence ATGAACTACAAAGAAAAATACGATTTGTGGCTTAATTCAGAAAGTATAAATGAGGAGACAAAGAATGAATTAAAAGCTGTAAGTGATGAAAAAGAAATAGAAGACAGATTTTATAAAGATTTAGAATTTGGTACAGGTGGATTAAGAGGTGTGATTGGAGCAGGAAGCAATAGAATGAATGTGTATACTATTTCAAAAGCTACTCAAGGATTTGCTAATTATTTAAATGAAAACTTTAATAAACCAGCAGTTGCTATTGCATATGATTCTAGAAATATGTCAAAAGAATTTGCAAAGGCGGCAGCACTTACATTGTGTGCAAATGATGTAAAAGTATACTTATATGAAAGTTTAAGACCAACTCCAATGTTATCTTTTGCTACAAGAGAATTAAAATGTAGTGGAGGAATAGTTATAACTGCTTCACATAATCCAAAACAATATAATGGATATAAAGTATATGATGAATTTGGAGGACAAGTTACAGATGCTAAAGCTAATAAGATAATAACTTGTGTTAATGCAATAGAAGATTTTTCACAAATAAAATCTATAGATGAAAAGATTGCTTTAGAAAAGAGCTTACTAAATTATGTTGGTGAAGAATTAGATAAGATATATATGGAAAAAGTAAAATCATTAACAATAAGAAAAGATTTAGTTGATAAAAAAGCAGAAGATTTAAATGTTATATATACTCCTATACATGGTTCTGGTAATATTCCAGTTAGAAGAGTATTAAAAGAATTAGGTTATAAAAATGTAGAGGTTGTTAAAGAACAAGAAGAACCAAACGGTAATTTTCCAACTGCTTCTTATCCTAATCCAGAAAATCCAGATGTATTTGAGTTAGCTTTAAATATGGCTAAAAATACAAATCCAGATATAATATTTGGAACAGATCCAGATTGCGATAGAATAGGCGTTGTTGTAAAAGACAGCAAAGGAGAATATAAAGTTTTAACTGGTAATCAAACAGGTTTATTATTAACTCATTATATATTAAGTTCATTAAAAGAAACAAATAAATTACCTGAAAATGGAGTAGTTATTAAAACAATAGTAACTACAGAAGGTGCAAAAGCCATTGCTGATGATTTTAATATTAAAATTTTAGATGTGTTAACTGGATTCAAATATATAGGAGAGAAAATAAGAGAATTTAAAGAATCAGGAGAATATACTTATTTATTTGGATTTGAAGAAAGTTATGGATATCTTGGGGGAGATTTTGTTCGTGATAAGGATGCAGTAATAGCTTCAATGCTAGTATGTGAAATGTGTTTATATTATAAAGAACATGGCAAGAGTTTATATGATGCATTAATAGAATTATATGAAAAGTATGGATATTTCAAAGAAACTCTTGTATCTTTAGAGTTAGCAGGAAAAGAAGGACAAGAAAAAATAGCTTCTTGTATAGATGCTATGAGAAATAGTAATATAAAAGATGTTAATAATGTAAAAGTTGTTAGAAAATTGGATTATAAATTAAGCATAGATAAAGATTTAATAAAAGAAAGTAAAGCATCAATCAATTTACCAAAATCTAATGTATTAAAATTTATACTTGAAGATGATTCTTATTTTGTAGTAAGACCTTCAGGAACTGAACCTAAAATGAAAGTTTACTTAGCTATTAAAGGAAATAGCTTAGATGACGCAGAAAAACAAATATCAGAATTTAAAGAAAATGTTATGAACTTAATTAATGAGAAATTAAACTAA
- a CDS encoding DUF523 domain-containing protein codes for MYIISACLCGVNCKYNGENNLNEKCMDLFRKGKAILVCPEQLGGLSTPRTPVELKSSACDILSGNGIAITKDGIDVTEKFVKGAYETLKIAKEAGAAKAILKEKSPSCGVNKVYDGTFNGNKIYGIGITAYLLKKEGIEVFSEEDIEPNDEKLVYLDEYFKNKLKRRKFLELDDDEFYYDEALDLTECIDDVSDLPERVKNNVKRLVISLAEDLLGFVELDEISEATGLSIDEIVKIKNECEK; via the coding sequence ATGTATATTATAAGTGCATGTTTATGTGGAGTTAACTGTAAATATAATGGTGAAAATAATTTAAATGAAAAGTGTATGGATTTATTTAGAAAAGGAAAAGCTATTTTAGTATGTCCAGAACAACTTGGAGGATTAAGTACTCCAAGAACACCAGTGGAGTTAAAATCTTCAGCTTGTGATATATTGAGTGGAAATGGAATTGCTATTACAAAAGATGGTATAGATGTTACAGAAAAATTCGTAAAAGGAGCTTATGAAACATTAAAAATTGCTAAAGAAGCAGGAGCGGCAAAAGCTATATTAAAAGAAAAGAGCCCATCATGTGGGGTGAATAAAGTATATGATGGTACTTTTAATGGTAATAAGATTTATGGAATAGGGATCACGGCTTATTTATTAAAAAAAGAAGGAATAGAAGTATTTTCAGAAGAAGATATAGAACCTAATGATGAAAAATTAGTATATTTAGATGAATATTTTAAGAATAAGTTAAAAAGAAGGAAATTTTTAGAATTAGATGATGATGAATTTTATTATGATGAAGCATTAGATTTAACTGAATGTATAGATGATGTTTCGGATTTGCCAGAAAGGGTTAAAAACAATGTAAAAAGGCTTGTGATATCTTTAGCAGAAGATCTTCTTGGATTTGTTGAATTAGATGAGATATCAGAAGCCACAGGTTTATCTATAGATGAAATAGTAAAAATAAAAAATGAATGTGAGAAATAA
- a CDS encoding endonuclease MutS2, giving the protein MNKRSLKVLEFNKVKEILKKYAYSRSAKKLVDELVPYDNTYEINNRLEESNEALEILMKKGNPPIEGLCDINDILQRAKKGGTLTPEQLLKVLGMLTATRKMKEFFKREEQEEAFPRLEDLTYILMPINDLEKEIERSILSDDEVSDNASTTLYNIRRSLKEKNSSVREKINSIVRSNSKYLQDSLYTMRGDRYVIPVKAEYKGAVPGLVHDQSSTGATLFIEPMGLVNLNNEIKELMLKEKAEIDRILAALSLKVKMSSDHCESNFKILTNLDFIFSKGKYACELNATKPAVREDGIFNIMSGRHPLIEKDKVVPLGVNLGDDFDTLMITGPNTGGKTVTLKTVGLLHIMALSGLLIPASANSSISFFKEIFADIGDEQSIEQSLSTFSSHLTNIVNIMEYDNRQSLILFDELGGGTDPAEGAALAMAIIENLSSKGAKLIATTHYSELKAYALKTDRVENASVEFDINTLRPTYRLLIGIPGKSNAFEISKRIGLDKDVIECAKKYMSKENLEFEGLIRDLQEKSIIAKKDARDAKIIREEADELKKKYEQKLERLEKVKDKAYMDAREEAKKIIADAKEEADDILKAMRELEKMGIASGGRQRLEDERKKLKDSLEEKEKNLYKMKENDGEVIEKVKLGMEAFLPSLNQNVVVISMPDNKGEVQVEAGIMKVSVKLKDLRKTKQSKVEKVKKKRELKLHFSKVESRIDLRGLDAEEACYRVDKYLDDAYMGNLGEVTIVHGKGTGILRKAINDMLKRHVHVKSYRLGGYGEGGNGATIVELK; this is encoded by the coding sequence ATGAATAAAAGATCTTTAAAAGTTTTAGAATTTAATAAAGTAAAAGAAATATTAAAGAAGTATGCATATAGCAGATCTGCTAAAAAATTAGTAGATGAACTAGTACCTTATGATAATACATATGAAATAAATAATAGATTGGAAGAATCTAACGAAGCACTTGAAATATTGATGAAAAAAGGAAATCCGCCTATAGAAGGACTTTGTGATATTAATGATATACTTCAAAGAGCCAAAAAAGGAGGAACATTAACTCCAGAACAATTATTAAAAGTACTAGGGATGCTTACAGCAACTAGAAAAATGAAAGAATTTTTCAAAAGAGAGGAACAGGAAGAAGCTTTTCCAAGATTAGAAGATTTAACATATATATTAATGCCTATTAATGATTTAGAAAAAGAAATAGAAAGATCTATATTATCAGATGATGAAGTAAGTGATAATGCTAGTACTACATTATATAACATAAGAAGAAGTTTAAAAGAAAAAAATTCTTCTGTTAGAGAGAAGATAAATTCTATAGTTAGAAGTAATTCTAAGTATTTACAAGATTCTTTATATACAATGAGAGGAGACAGATATGTAATTCCAGTAAAAGCAGAATATAAGGGAGCAGTACCTGGACTTGTACACGATCAAAGTTCAACTGGTGCTACTCTTTTTATAGAGCCAATGGGATTAGTTAATTTAAATAATGAAATAAAAGAACTTATGCTTAAAGAAAAGGCTGAAATAGATAGAATACTTGCAGCATTATCATTAAAAGTAAAGATGAGCTCAGATCATTGTGAAAGCAATTTTAAGATACTTACAAATTTAGATTTTATTTTTTCAAAAGGAAAGTATGCATGTGAATTAAATGCTACAAAACCAGCTGTTAGAGAAGATGGAATATTTAATATAATGTCTGGTAGACATCCATTAATTGAAAAAGATAAAGTTGTACCTTTAGGTGTAAACTTAGGTGATGATTTTGATACTTTAATGATAACAGGACCTAATACAGGTGGTAAAACTGTCACACTAAAAACTGTAGGTTTACTTCATATAATGGCACTAAGTGGTCTTCTTATACCTGCAAGCGCTAATTCATCTATATCATTTTTTAAAGAAATATTTGCAGATATAGGAGATGAACAAAGTATAGAACAAAGTTTATCTACTTTCTCGTCTCATTTAACTAACATAGTAAATATTATGGAATATGATAATAGGCAATCACTTATTTTATTTGATGAATTAGGTGGAGGGACTGATCCAGCAGAGGGTGCAGCACTTGCAATGGCTATTATAGAAAATTTAAGTAGTAAGGGTGCAAAATTAATAGCAACAACTCACTATAGTGAATTAAAAGCATATGCATTAAAAACAGATAGGGTTGAAAATGCATCAGTTGAATTTGATATTAATACCTTAAGACCTACTTACAGATTATTAATTGGTATTCCAGGAAAATCTAATGCTTTTGAAATTTCAAAAAGAATAGGATTAGATAAAGATGTTATAGAATGTGCTAAAAAGTATATGTCTAAAGAAAATTTAGAATTTGAAGGTTTAATAAGAGATCTTCAAGAAAAGAGTATTATTGCAAAAAAAGATGCAAGAGATGCAAAAATAATTAGAGAAGAAGCAGATGAATTAAAGAAAAAATATGAGCAAAAACTTGAAAGGCTTGAAAAAGTTAAGGATAAAGCTTATATGGATGCAAGAGAAGAGGCTAAAAAGATAATTGCTGATGCAAAAGAAGAAGCAGATGATATATTAAAGGCAATGAGAGAACTTGAAAAAATGGGTATAGCAAGTGGTGGAAGACAAAGATTAGAAGACGAACGTAAAAAACTTAAAGATAGTTTAGAAGAAAAAGAAAAAAATCTTTATAAAATGAAAGAAAATGATGGTGAAGTAATTGAAAAAGTAAAGCTAGGAATGGAAGCATTTTTACCATCACTAAATCAAAATGTTGTAGTAATTTCTATGCCTGATAATAAGGGCGAAGTACAAGTTGAAGCTGGAATTATGAAAGTTTCAGTTAAATTAAAAGATTTAAGAAAAACTAAACAATCTAAAGTTGAAAAAGTAAAGAAAAAAAGAGAATTAAAATTACATTTTAGTAAAGTTGAAAGTCGTATAGATTTAAGAGGGTTAGATGCAGAAGAGGCTTGTTATAGAGTAGATAAATATTTAGATGATGCTTATATGGGTAATCTAGGAGAAGTAACAATAGTTCATGGAAAAGGTACAGGAATACTTAGAAAAGCTATAAATGACATGCTTAAGAGACATGTTCATGTTAAAAGTTATAGATTAGGTGGCTATGGTGAAGGTGGAAATGGTGCAACAATAGTTGAACTAAAATAA
- a CDS encoding DUF3656 domain-containing U32 family peptidase, with the protein MKRIELLAPAGSMESLIAAINRGADAIYLGGNKFSARAYASNFDNEMMMKAVDYAHSYGVKVYVTINTLLKESEIKEALKYAGYLYDIGVDALIIQDTGLINLIQKTYKDFELHASTQMTVHNGEGAIYFTEKGLSRIVLSRELSLKEIKHISKDLGIETEIFVHGALCVCYSGQCLMSSMIGGRSGNRGRCAQPCRMEYTLKGEKTSSKKAYLLSPKDMCLIDDVEEIIKSGTSSLKVEGRMKRPEYVAGVVDTYRRAIDKVIYKQKFDLKKGRDKLTQLFNREGFSKAYLYRNIGRDMMSYNFPKNTGILIGKAIDKNEVLLDGNISIGDGIRYKDDGFVLGKIIRKGKEVKEAFKGDKVKLVPSGYKKGDLIYRMSDKKMYDELKDYVKPYKRKILLQGELEFKVGLPLKLKTKFNNKEYEVLGDIVEVAQKSPLDMSRVEECLMKSGEIPYKFKKILFNTFEDGFIRISSLNNLRRELFEKISKEETSSYRRKRFKCDISEKKLKIGEDLGYVYSCINKDQLKALLEDNTVKNIALDISYTKHKGALNIEDFKNIKNKNLFFMTPNIIKEEFENIVKQIDEVLPYIKGLITSNVGIISLYKDKLFIIGDYKLNLFNKEALNFYREDIDIPTLSLELNRKEIKEIMKTVDYNVAIGVYGKTELMVSEYCPIGSTFGNKSNSKECNGACMRDEFTLIDRKKEEFKVLGDNRCRSHILNSLALNLVEEIKELKTFNISTFRVDFKDEKYSEVKTILSEIKKLKKSENRVYTKGHYKRGVE; encoded by the coding sequence ATGAAAAGAATAGAACTGTTGGCGCCAGCAGGTAGTATGGAAAGTTTAATAGCAGCTATAAATAGAGGAGCTGATGCCATTTATCTAGGGGGAAATAAGTTTTCAGCAAGAGCATATGCATCTAACTTTGATAATGAAATGATGATGAAAGCAGTAGATTATGCACATAGCTATGGAGTTAAGGTATATGTAACAATAAATACCTTATTAAAAGAAAGTGAAATAAAAGAAGCTTTAAAATATGCAGGGTATCTTTATGATATAGGAGTAGATGCTTTAATTATACAAGATACAGGATTAATTAATTTAATACAAAAAACATATAAAGATTTTGAATTACATGCATCAACTCAAATGACAGTACATAATGGTGAAGGAGCTATATATTTTACTGAAAAAGGTTTATCAAGAATAGTTTTATCAAGAGAACTTTCTCTAAAGGAAATTAAGCATATATCAAAAGATTTAGGAATAGAAACAGAAATATTTGTACATGGAGCACTTTGTGTATGTTATTCAGGCCAATGTTTAATGAGTTCTATGATAGGTGGCAGAAGTGGAAATAGAGGCAGATGTGCTCAACCATGTAGAATGGAGTATACTTTAAAAGGTGAAAAGACTTCTTCTAAAAAAGCATATTTACTTAGTCCAAAGGATATGTGTTTGATTGATGATGTGGAAGAAATAATAAAAAGTGGAACATCATCTTTAAAGGTAGAAGGTAGAATGAAACGACCAGAATATGTAGCTGGAGTTGTAGATACATATAGAAGAGCAATTGATAAGGTAATTTATAAGCAAAAATTTGATTTAAAAAAAGGAAGAGATAAATTAACACAATTGTTTAATAGAGAGGGTTTTTCAAAAGCATATCTTTATAGAAATATAGGAAGAGATATGATGAGTTATAATTTTCCTAAAAATACTGGAATTCTTATAGGTAAAGCTATTGATAAAAATGAAGTTTTATTAGATGGAAATATAAGTATTGGTGATGGGATAAGATATAAAGATGACGGATTTGTATTAGGAAAAATAATACGAAAAGGTAAAGAAGTGAAAGAAGCTTTTAAAGGTGATAAAGTTAAGTTAGTACCTAGTGGTTATAAAAAAGGTGATTTAATATATAGAATGTCTGATAAAAAGATGTATGATGAATTAAAAGACTATGTTAAGCCATATAAAAGAAAGATATTACTTCAAGGAGAATTAGAATTTAAAGTTGGTTTACCTTTAAAGCTTAAAACCAAATTTAATAACAAAGAATATGAAGTTTTAGGAGATATAGTAGAGGTAGCTCAAAAATCACCACTAGACATGAGTAGAGTAGAAGAATGTTTAATGAAGTCTGGAGAAATTCCATATAAATTTAAAAAAATATTATTTAATACTTTTGAAGATGGATTTATAAGAATATCTTCCTTAAATAATTTAAGAAGAGAATTATTTGAAAAAATATCAAAGGAAGAGACATCTTCATATAGAAGAAAAAGATTTAAATGTGATATTTCAGAAAAGAAATTAAAAATAGGAGAAGATTTGGGATATGTTTATAGTTGTATAAACAAAGATCAATTAAAAGCATTATTAGAAGATAATACTGTTAAAAATATTGCATTAGATATATCATATACTAAGCATAAAGGTGCATTAAATATAGAGGATTTTAAAAATATAAAAAATAAAAACCTATTTTTTATGACTCCTAATATAATAAAAGAAGAGTTTGAAAATATAGTAAAACAAATTGATGAAGTTCTTCCATATATAAAGGGTTTAATAACTTCTAACGTAGGAATAATTAGTTTATATAAAGATAAATTATTTATAATAGGAGATTATAAATTAAATTTATTTAATAAAGAAGCTTTAAATTTTTATAGGGAAGATATAGATATTCCAACATTAAGCTTAGAATTAAATAGAAAAGAAATTAAAGAAATTATGAAAACAGTTGATTATAATGTTGCAATTGGAGTTTATGGAAAAACTGAATTGATGGTTAGTGAATATTGTCCAATAGGAAGTACCTTTGGAAATAAATCTAATTCTAAAGAGTGTAATGGTGCTTGTATGAGAGATGAGTTTACACTAATAGATAGAAAAAAAGAAGAGTTTAAAGTATTAGGTGATAATAGATGTAGAAGCCATATATTAAATTCACTTGCTTTAAATTTAGTAGAAGAAATTAAAGAGTTAAAAACATTTAATATATCTACGTTTAGAGTTGATTTTAAAGATGAAAAGTATAGTGAGGTAAAAACAATTTTATCAGAAATTAAAAAGCTTAAAAAGAGCGAAAATAGAGTCTATACTAAAGGTCATTATAAACGAGGTGTAGAATAG
- the zapA gene encoding cell division protein ZapA, whose translation MIKVTVNINGMDYNLKGDKSEQYLVDLADFVDSKVKEIMSKNSRLSTSAATVLAAVNIADELYECDFNLRNAINKKKSTESEKNELIQKVDKLNEDLKTTLVEKTKLQEQLVNTEQSLKEKYSELEQAFNTLKEEATALQKEKQSLLEENKNFKDELKESNNLNEVLNKEVEDIKEKNKVLYKKVDEFEVKELELKDKLQVSNDTVKELENKTTSLENNFDDLNNEFNKLSKLNSENSLELERVVKDKSSLEEENSVLIKNTKSLEEKCLKLQSEIEQLTSLVSNEKNNKKLIQEEYIKCKEELKDIRDIYYEADKEVIGFKETIERINEEKEKLNSRLDLEIKNRNELENNVKKLNDDINLVSTEKNKFEQENEKLNKELEILREKNSKLLIDEDNSKETINIKHKEIEELKDNLNNKEKSLIDIKEVLDSKENSLENLKLTLDEKEKLLEDLRENLLNKDASVVELENKIKELNDHKSKLMERSKTVNNNLRTSKYKVMELTDKLLNAEIELAALKNKQFLNSKTKKVIAPLSHKK comes from the coding sequence ATGATTAAGGTAACAGTTAATATAAATGGTATGGATTACAACTTAAAAGGTGATAAAAGTGAACAATATTTAGTTGATTTAGCTGACTTTGTTGATAGTAAAGTAAAAGAGATAATGAGTAAAAATTCTAGATTAAGTACTAGTGCAGCAACGGTATTAGCAGCAGTAAATATAGCAGATGAACTTTATGAATGTGATTTTAATTTAAGAAATGCCATTAATAAAAAGAAAAGCACAGAAAGTGAAAAGAATGAATTAATACAAAAAGTAGACAAGTTAAATGAAGATTTAAAAACAACATTGGTTGAAAAAACAAAACTTCAAGAACAATTAGTAAATACAGAGCAGTCTTTAAAGGAAAAATATTCGGAATTAGAACAAGCATTTAATACATTAAAAGAAGAAGCAACTGCTTTACAAAAAGAAAAACAATCGTTATTAGAAGAGAATAAGAATTTTAAAGATGAATTAAAAGAATCTAATAATTTAAATGAAGTATTAAATAAAGAAGTGGAAGATATTAAAGAAAAAAATAAAGTACTATACAAAAAAGTAGATGAATTTGAAGTTAAAGAACTTGAATTAAAAGATAAATTACAGGTTTCAAATGATACTGTTAAAGAATTAGAAAATAAGACAACTTCTTTGGAAAATAATTTTGATGACTTAAATAATGAATTTAATAAATTGAGTAAATTAAATTCAGAAAATTCATTAGAACTTGAAAGAGTAGTAAAAGATAAATCTTCTCTAGAAGAAGAAAATTCTGTTTTAATTAAAAATACTAAATCTTTAGAAGAAAAGTGTTTGAAATTACAGAGTGAAATAGAACAATTGACAAGTTTAGTTTCTAATGAAAAAAATAATAAAAAATTAATTCAAGAAGAGTATATAAAATGTAAAGAAGAACTTAAAGATATAAGGGACATTTATTATGAAGCAGATAAAGAGGTTATAGGATTTAAAGAAACCATAGAAAGAATCAATGAGGAAAAAGAAAAATTAAATTCTAGATTAGATTTAGAGATAAAAAATAGAAATGAATTAGAAAACAACGTTAAAAAGTTAAATGATGATATTAACTTAGTAAGTACTGAAAAGAATAAGTTTGAACAAGAAAATGAAAAATTAAATAAAGAACTTGAAATATTAAGAGAAAAAAATTCTAAGTTACTTATTGATGAAGATAATAGCAAGGAAACTATTAATATAAAACATAAAGAAATAGAGGAATTAAAAGATAACTTAAACAACAAAGAAAAGTCTTTAATTGATATTAAGGAAGTATTAGACAGTAAAGAAAACTCATTAGAAAATTTAAAACTTACATTAGATGAAAAAGAAAAATTATTAGAAGATTTAAGAGAGAATTTACTTAATAAAGATGCTTCTGTAGTTGAATTAGAAAATAAAATTAAAGAATTAAATGATCATAAGAGTAAGCTTATGGAAAGAAGTAAAACAGTCAATAATAATCTTAGAACATCTAAGTATAAAGTTATGGAATTAACGGATAAACTATTAAATGCAGAAATAGAATTAGCAGCGTTAAAGAATAAACAATTTTTAAATAGTAAGACTAAAAAGGTTATAGCACCACTTTCACATAAAAAGTAG
- a CDS encoding MFS transporter, with amino-acid sequence MNKKNNYKKMLSIYSGLPKEIYILFLGKIINCIGSFIHPLLSLILIKKIGLTISQAGEFVTFLAVLQAPCILIGGKLVDTIGRKKIILIFQGLSACTFIICGFLPLSNILTNFILIACCFSSVSSPAYDALVSDLTNAKNRRASFSLIYIGLNLGFSIGPLLGGFLFNNYLNLIFIGDGITTIVYLLLITYFVKDIKPKILYNSIQENLNPLEKFENCSVFRIFLKRPILIYYSFLLLIFQFAYSQWSFAIPIQLNELFSSNGAKYFGFLGSCNGIVVVLFTPLIASLTKKYKILSIISMGGILYSISFGLCSFISKFLLFIIVIIIMTIGEIAISINSQTFIANLSPASHRGRINSFLPLIYGMGNGIGPILMSKIISATGIREAFLIVSLIVGIGGLLMYFLNYINTSIYN; translated from the coding sequence ATGAATAAAAAAAATAATTATAAAAAAATGCTTTCTATATATTCCGGACTTCCAAAAGAAATTTATATTTTATTTTTAGGCAAGATAATAAATTGTATAGGTTCATTTATACATCCTTTATTATCATTAATACTGATTAAAAAAATTGGATTAACAATATCTCAAGCTGGTGAATTCGTAACATTTTTAGCCGTGTTACAAGCTCCATGTATATTAATAGGTGGCAAATTAGTAGATACTATAGGTAGAAAAAAAATAATTCTAATATTTCAAGGCTTATCTGCTTGTACTTTTATTATTTGTGGTTTTTTGCCATTATCCAATATATTAACTAATTTTATATTAATAGCATGTTGTTTTTCCTCTGTATCTTCTCCTGCATATGATGCCTTAGTCTCTGATCTTACAAATGCAAAAAATAGGCGTGCTTCCTTTTCTTTAATATACATAGGATTAAACTTAGGATTTTCAATAGGTCCATTGCTTGGAGGATTTTTATTTAATAATTATTTAAACTTAATCTTTATAGGAGATGGAATTACTACAATAGTTTATCTTTTATTGATAACATATTTTGTAAAAGATATTAAACCAAAAATTTTATACAATTCAATACAAGAAAATTTAAATCCATTGGAAAAATTTGAAAATTGTTCTGTGTTTAGAATATTTCTAAAAAGACCTATTTTAATTTATTATTCATTTTTACTATTAATATTTCAATTTGCTTATTCACAATGGAGTTTTGCAATTCCAATACAATTAAATGAACTTTTTAGTTCTAATGGTGCTAAATATTTTGGTTTTTTAGGTAGCTGTAATGGTATAGTTGTAGTTTTATTCACTCCATTAATAGCAAGTTTAACTAAAAAGTATAAAATTCTTTCAATTATTTCAATGGGTGGCATATTATATTCAATATCTTTCGGTTTATGCAGTTTTATTTCTAAATTTTTATTATTTATTATAGTGATCATTATAATGACTATTGGTGAAATAGCTATTTCTATTAATTCACAAACTTTTATAGCTAATCTTAGTCCAGCATCTCATAGGGGACGAATTAATTCTTTTTTACCATTAATATATGGTATGGGTAATGGTATAGGCCCTATTCTAATGAGTAAAATAATATCTGCTACTGGAATACGAGAAGCTTTTTTAATAGTTAGCTTAATTGTTGGTATTGGTGGATTATTAATGTATTTTCTTAACTATATTAACACATCCATATATAATTAA